In Bacteroidota bacterium, a single genomic region encodes these proteins:
- a CDS encoding AAA family ATPase: MSKTVEKIVLKNFKAFRQEQPIDFKNKNVLIYGNNGAGKSSIFWALYTFLQSSIKSREGVEKYFKVFEVNNPSTHQSLRNVFEGEDATAYIELFVRDGEDLIPYRIPAIEAEPVAVAAAEMIPAEIEEVAPENIAAAVVEELKSEDVSDAVLEEVRAENISDAIVVEVPVDLSPITPVVPEAVEEEATDTNIKLLNTTSDFINYKLLSGFYRDSHKYDVNLWSVFERDIFPFITDNVNDKTFLEKLKIDTKDVERYDSGYKLREGWRKDEYIAWLDSEVNGKIDVLLGSIEQYANNFIKEHFYHNQDVLKVKLTFEKRFTFELIEQHVWEDGNKHIRENDLQIKLVVSQYDIANAKWIPLHRVQSFLNEAQLTRIAIGIRIGALRIRLQTTEFKLLVLDDMLISLDLSNRMEVIKIILNHNNKQSLRFFDSFQK; the protein is encoded by the coding sequence ATGAGCAAGACAGTTGAGAAAATAGTTTTAAAGAATTTCAAAGCATTCCGACAGGAGCAGCCAATTGATTTCAAAAATAAGAATGTTCTTATTTATGGAAACAATGGTGCAGGTAAGTCATCTATCTTTTGGGCTTTGTACACTTTCTTACAAAGCAGTATCAAAAGCAGAGAAGGTGTTGAGAAATATTTCAAAGTGTTTGAGGTAAACAACCCTTCTACACATCAATCATTGAGAAATGTTTTTGAAGGTGAGGATGCAACTGCTTACATTGAACTATTTGTAAGAGATGGTGAAGATTTAATTCCTTATCGCATCCCTGCCATAGAAGCAGAACCAGTTGCAGTTGCGGCAGCAGAAATGATTCCAGCGGAAATTGAAGAAGTTGCACCCGAAAATATTGCGGCTGCTGTTGTTGAAGAATTGAAATCCGAAGATGTTTCTGATGCAGTTTTAGAAGAAGTAAGAGCAGAAAATATTTCTGATGCTATTGTTGTTGAAGTGCCCGTAGATTTAAGTCCGATAACACCAGTGGTTCCCGAAGCAGTTGAAGAAGAAGCAACAGACACAAACATAAAGTTGCTGAACACCACAAGCGATTTCATCAATTACAAATTGCTAAGTGGTTTTTATCGTGATTCACACAAGTATGATGTAAATCTTTGGAGTGTATTTGAACGGGATATTTTTCCTTTCATTACTGACAATGTGAATGACAAAACATTTTTGGAAAAACTTAAAATTGATACGAAAGATGTAGAACGATATGATTCTGGGTACAAATTGAGAGAAGGTTGGCGAAAGGATGAATACATTGCTTGGTTGGATTCGGAAGTAAACGGAAAAATCGATGTCTTGCTTGGAAGCATTGAGCAATATGCAAATAATTTTATCAAAGAACATTTTTACCACAATCAAGATGTGCTGAAAGTAAAACTGACTTTTGAGAAGCGTTTCACTTTTGAGTTGATTGAACAGCATGTTTGGGAAGATGGAAACAAACACATTCGTGAAAACGATTTGCAAATTAAATTAGTTGTGTCGCAATACGACATAGCAAATGCAAAATGGATTCCCTTGCATAGAGTTCAATCGTTTTTGAATGAAGCACAACTCACACGAATTGCAATAGGCATTCGTATAGGTGCATTGCGAATAAGATTGCAGACAACCGAGTTCAAACTTTTGGTTTTGGACGATATGCTTATAAGTTTGGATTTAAGTAACCGAATGGAAGTGATAAAAATTATTTTGAATCATAACAACAAACAGTCACTTCGTTTCTTTGACAGTTTTCAAAAATAA